Part of the Arachis hypogaea cultivar Tifrunner chromosome 6, arahy.Tifrunner.gnm2.J5K5, whole genome shotgun sequence genome, agatccctgagattcctcaagggatgcactttcctccacaaaactattgggagcaactaaacacctccctaggagaattgagttccaacatgggacaactaagggtggagcaccaagaacactccatcatcctccatgaaattagagaagatcaaagaatcatgagagaggagcaacaaagacaaggaagagatattgaggagcttaagcactccataggatcttcaagaggaagaaagagccgccatcactaaggtggacccgttccttaatttccttgttctttattttcctgtttttcgaaaattatgcttatgtttatctatgtttgtgtcttgtgatcattagtgtcttagtgtctatgccttaaagttatgaatgtcctatgaatccatcacctttcttaaaaaaaaaataaaatgttcttaattgaaaaagaaaaagaattgcatgaattttgaattttataacagtttaattattttgatgtgatggcaatatttttgttttctgaatgtatgcttaaacagtgcatatgtcttttgaatttgtggttcatgaatgttggctcttgaaagaatgatgaaaaaggagacatgttactgaggatctgaaaaatcataaaaatgattcttgaagcaagaaaaagcaatgaaaaaaatatatatatatatattttcgaaaaaaaaagagaaaaaaaatttgaaaaaaatagagaaaagaaagaaataaagttgtgatccaaggcaaaaagagtgtgcttaagaaccctggacacctctagttggggactctagcaaagctgagtcacaatctgcaAAGGTTCACCCAAATATGTGTCTGTGcaatgtatgtatccggtggtaatactgaaagacagagtgctttgggccacggccaagactcaatgagtagctatgttcaagaatcatcatacttaactaggagaatcaataacactatctggattctgagttcctaaagaagccaatcattctgaatttcaaaggatagagtgagatgccaaaactgttcagaggcaaaaagctaaaagccccgctcatctaattaatactgatcttcatagatgtttttggaattcattgcatattctcttcttttttatcttatttgattttcagttgcttgaggacaagcaacaatttaagtttggtgttgtgatgagcggataatttgtacgcgttttggcattgtttttagtatgttttttgtatgatctagttaatttttagtatatttttattagtttttagttaaaattcacttttctggacttcactatgagtttgtgtgtttttctgtgatttcaggtattttctggctgaaattgagggacctgagcaaaaatctgattcagagactaaaaaggactgcagatgctgttggattctgacctccctgcactctaagtggattttctggagctacagaagcccaattggcgcgctctcaacggcgttggaaagtagacatcctgggctttccggcaatatatgatagtccatactttgcccaagatttgatggcccaaaccggcgttcaaagtcaccctcagaaatcccagcgttaaacgccggaactggcaccaaaatgggagttaaacgcccaaactggcataaaagctggcgtttaactccaagaagagtctctacacgaaaatgcttcaatgctcagcccaagcacacaccaagtgggcccggaagtggatttttatgtcatttactcatctctgtaaaccctaggctactagttttctataagtaggacattttactattgtattttcatcttttgatctttcaatctttggatcttttgatcactttagatctctagatcatctttggacatctagttcttagatcattgggatgctggcctcacggccatgcctagaccttgttcttatgtattttcaacggtggagtttctacacaccatagattaaggtgtggagctctgctgtacctcgagtattaatgcaattactattgttcttccattcaattccgcttgttcttgttctaagatatcacttgttcttcaacttgatgaatgtgatgatccgtgacactcatcatcattctcacctatgaacgtgtgactgacaaccacctccgttctaccttcgattgggtgaatatctcttggattcctgatacacgatgcatggttgatcgcctgacaaccgagtgctcgcctgacaaacgagccaaccattccgtgagatcagagtcttcgtggtataggctagaactgatggcggcattcaagagaatccggaaggtctaaccttgtctgtggtattctgagtaggattcaatgattgaatgactgtgacgtgcttcaaactcctgaaggcggggcgttagtgacagacgcaaaagaatcactggattctattccggcctgatcgagaaccgacagatggatagccgtgccgtgacagggtgcgttgaacatttccactgagaggatgggaggtagccaccggtgaaacccttgcttaagcttgccatggaaaggagtaagaaggattggatgaagacagtaggaaagcagagagacggaagggaccagcatcttcatacgcttatctgaaattcctaccaatgaattacataagtatctctatctttatctttatgttttatgcgtttatcaccatacccatttgagtttgcctgactaagatttacaaggtgaccatagcttgcttcataccaacaatctctgtgggatcgacccttactcgcgtaaggtttattacttggacgacccagtacacttgctggttagttgtgcggaattgcaaaagtgtgattgcaatttcgtgcaccatgtatcAATGGTTCACAAACTTCTTTGGGTAAAAGCTCATGAATTGCAAGTGGTAGCAGCCGTTCTATTAGGACATGGCATTCCTGGCTCTTCAAGCCATAAATTTTTCAATCTTCAACGTGCACACACCTTCCAATATTTGATGAATACGAATCAGGCAACTTGAGTTCTTTCAAGAACTGACAAAGAAGTTGCCTTTCATTCTCCTTCCTAGTCTTTGACAAAGTATATTTGGCTATCGGCATCACAAACTTGTTGCCCACTCTACGAGGATGAAGGTTTCTCTTGATACCCATAAGTTGAAGATCAAGCCGTGCATTAAGATTGTCCTTTGTCTTTCCATCTATATTCAATAGTGTACCCAGTATATTATCGAACACGTTCTTCTCTATATGcattacatctaaattatgacgTAACAATAATGTCTTCCAATAAGGCAACTCAAAGAAAAtgcttttctttttccaatttccAGCCACCTTGTCATGCTCagacttttttctctttttagtaTTGTTCCCAAACTCCGTTTGTTCAAAAGTCTTGAATTCTTCTACGACATCATAACCAGACAGTGGCTTAGGTGCTTCACCAAGTTCCCTGGTATTGTCGAAAGAACTCTTATTTCTTCGCCACGGATGATCATGCGGCAAATAGCGGCGATGACCCATATAGCAATGCTTGTGTCAATGTTTCAGCCTCTTAGAACTAGTTTCCCTGTGGCAACACGCACATGCTAGTGCACCTTTAGTGCTCCAACCGGATAACATAGCATAGGCTGGATAATCATTTATTGTCCATAAAACTGAGGCAGACAACTTAAAGTTTCGTCTCTGAACCACATCAAATGTTTCAACACCCCCTTCCCACAATTCTTTCAACTCTTCAATTAACGGTTTTAAGTAGAATTGCCAGGGGATTTAGGGCCTGGAATAAGTAGAGATAACATCCAATTTGAATGTTTCAAAGCCATCCAAGGAGGATAGTTATATGGGATGAGAACAACTGGCCAAGTACTATAGGAAATGTTCATATTGCCGAACGGATTGAATCCATCACTAGCAACTCCAAGCCTGATATTTCTAGCATCACGTGCAAACCATTCGTGCTCCTCATCGAATGTCTTCCACGCCATCGAATCTGTTGGGTGTTTTAGGACTCCATCGTCAAGTCGTTTCTCTTTGTGCCACCTTATTGCTCACGCTGTTCTTCACACATGAAGATCCTTTGAAGCCTAGGTTTTAACGGAAAGTATCTTAGTGTCTTCTGGGGTACCTTCTTCCGAAGGTTATCCTTTTCATTCCCCCTCCCCTTCACCCATCTAGATTGCTTACACTTTGGACATTCATCAAGATCAGCATATTCTTGCCCCCGAAACAAAATGCAATCATTCACACAAGCATCTATCTTCTCGTAATCTAATCCCAAATCTCGAATCACTTTTCGAGCATCATAAAATGAAGTTGGACAAGAGTTTTCCTTTGGAAATATGCTTTTTAGAAAGAGCAACAAAGCATCAACTGAATTGTTGCTCCATCCATAGCGACATTTCATTTGAAACAACTTGACAATGAAAGATAACCTTGATATCCCACTGTCCGGATACAGGCTTTGCTCATAATCCCTCATTAGCCTCTGGAACCTCTTTGCCCCCTGATGAGGTTCTTCTTCTATATTTTCATCTACGTTGGTAGCGAAATCTCTCGGCGTCTCCCCTAGTGTTTCTCCTCTAAAGATGTTATACAACATCTTATAAGTGGCAGAATCATTCTCCCTTTCACAATCAATTTCATTTAGATCAGACACatctatagtggatgtatcttGAAGTATCTCACCATGATGCACCCATGTTTTATAAGAGGTCACTATCCCCCATTGGCGCACATGATGATGAactttatttctaaatttgaacATAAAATTGTTGCATTTGGGACAAGGACAACGTATTTGATTTTTCACACCGGGTTGAGAGAAGgcaatatccaaaaataattcaTCGAGGCACTTTCTAAACTCAGGAGTACACCTATCAAAATTAACCCAATATTTCTGGTAATTGACCATTGGACTAATTTTTGCAGGACACGAGAATGGATAGAAGGATGTAAAGAGTGAAAAGAAAGAGAGCAGCATGACATAACATAGCATCACCGGGACTATCActttcaaaatcaccaaaaaaagtgcaaaaaatagaaccaaaataataaagcccagaaataaaaaatagaacaaaaatatCAACTCTCCCAATAACCTAAAAATCAGATAATCAACCATGTTACACACCAATACTTTCAACCACAACAACGTCAGCATAATCAACCAACAATACTCAAATAAACTGAAGTTACCTTCAGCAGACTCAATGTTCAATATTTCAGCTAAGATTATCAGATAGCAGCATATTTAACAATACTCAAATAAACTGAAGTTACCTTAAGCAGAAACGTAACCGGACCAGACCAGACTAGCAGGAGAAGAAGGACACCCGAATCAGACCAGCAGAGGCAAAGGACAACGCCGGATGAGCAGAGCAGCATAAACTATCCTAATTCAATGCAATGTAAAATACACAacattattaacaaaatttaatccATATCTCTATGTTACTAAGGATCAAATAGTAACTTACTTTACTCAATTCATAAtcacaaaagtaaaaaaaaaaattgaacagaGTTAAAAGAAAGCAAAAGCTAATAACACTAATATAGTCCAACAGATATAAAATTAATATCTTCAGTCACAACATCAGCAGAATCAAGGTTCATCTACATTAAACTGGACTTACCTTCAGCAGAGGAGATGATCGGAGCAGACCGGCAGCAGACCAACGAAGCACggcagagaaagaaattagtgCTAATAAAAGCTTCTTCTGCTTTATTATGTAACTCAGGTTTTCCAACATAAGTATACAAGCctcaacaaagaaaaaagaacaaacaGAATAACATATTAAATCATCTACTTTTACATACAGATACAGTTAGGAATTAGCATCAATTTTTCTCTTCTAAACCTACAATAAAACAGCAACAATGAAGTCCACAAAATTACTGTACAATAACTACATATAAGAAAAAAATCACCTCTACAGTGAAGAATGTCAGTAGCAGAACCACACTGAGTGAAAGGTTGGGGCCGTTCCACCGTCGAAGACGCAGGCCACAGGCGAGGACAGTTGACAGCACGATCAGAGCTTTGGCACGAGCAGAGCTTCGGCACGGACAGAGCACAGCCAGCAGAGGAGTCACCCAACAAGACGACCACAGAAACGGAGGTAGTAGATACAGAAGAGGTACGACACGGAGGCGGAGAAGGCAGAACGCAGGGAGCCTAGACGGCCAGGACGACACGGACAGAGGTGAGCAGCGGCACAGACGAAGCAGATTTGAGGAGCGAGTAGAGGACCACGACGCCGCCGAGACGTCTCCCAGGGGCTAGGCTGGCGACTCTTCCTCCGGCAGCAGCTCCATTCTCCCTCGTAGATAGGGTTTCGACGGCGCGATGGTTTGAGAGTGGCTGGGTGTGAGGCTTCGAGTGAGGTGGGGGAATGGGGGaacttagggttttttttttactttttacattcACTATAGATATTAACTCTTAGGTTTTTACACtacattttgtttttttaatttttttggaataTTTTTAATTACTGTTATTTAtagttataaattaataaaaaaattttaaatttcacaaaTTAGTTTTAAGTTATCTTAAAATTCTGATTATTAAAACttatatactaattttataaaggcatataaattaatatttacatcatttaaaaattaatgaatatgtaaaaaaataatataaaaaatatattttaaatgatttatataaacaatttctttaatttctgaaacaaaatacaattattttaaaaaaatatatagacaatttttttaattcttaaagtttttaacattttgaaaagaaaattataaattatacatatattttgtgacacaaaaaaaaaaacttgttacAAACAACGTTGAATTTGgtgacaaatgaattttttgttacaaaataatttgaGTTTTTcagacaaaaaatattttgttacaaaatatttgattttttgaaacaaaaaactattttgttacaaaatactacCAGTTTTTGCAACTATTTAACTTTTTGCAACACAATACGGCGTTACGAAAACtaccataatttgtaacaaaataaaatagattgttacaaaatatctggatgttttgtaacaatttgtaatattgttacaaaacatatttttttttgtaacaatcagcaactattattacaaaaaaatggttttttgtaacaattttaaatttgttacaaaatttttgttacaaatgttccattttcttgtagtgtgcactgggttgtccaagtaataccttacgtgagtaagggtcgatcccacggagattgacggcttgaagcaagctatagtcatcctgTGAATCTTAGTcgggcggattcaaatggttatgaggtattgataatcaaaaggtaaataaaatgaaaaataacatagagatacttatgtaattcattggtgagaatttcagataagtgtttggagatgctttattgcttctgaacctctgctttcctattgtcttcatccagtcatgcgtgctcccttccatggcaagctgtaggatcccctcagtgaaaatggtcctctacggtttctgtacggctaatcaactatcggatttctcgtctcggatgaaaaatatagGGTACAActaccacatggctaatcatctgtcggttctcactagcatcagaataagatccattgatcctttttcacactgtcactgcacccaacattcgcaagtttgaagctcttcacagtcatcgcttcccagatcctactcggaataccacaaacaaggtttagactttctgaatctcaggaatgctgtctattgttctagcctataccacgaagatcctaatttcagattcaaatgctctgttgtcaggagagatgatgtgaatcgttgattagagacccaagagaatatactctgactatcgtccaatgactacgttgaacatcatgtagaccgctttgtggttgtcaggcacacgaatCTTGGTTAAGCGAGTACTGAAGATAGAtggtgattgtcacaggtcacccctttagtctgacttaactgaataaagtacaagagtatatcttggagaagaagtaggcatgaattgaatgaaaaactatagtacttgcattaattcatgaggaacagtagagctcctcaccttaatctatgaggtgtagaaactccaccattgaaaatacataagaacaaaatggtttaggcatggccgaatggccaacctccaAAAAGGGTTCGAAGAACTCCCAAAAGGTCAAAgactcctaatacaatagtaaaaagtgctattaatactaaactagtaaatgttgccagggcatctaggccagtttcacagaccttttctttattgttttagggtagtttcatgcattttcttagtgaataaggcaagttttgggtgaatatACACTGCCacattgattcaagcaactattgtgaattttgcatgatttcatgagatttttgctagaattgcatgataacttgatgatgcataatctcatgactttagctagagctttgatgcactttaattgcttgatttcaggacaaatgaagcatggaagaaccacgttagcattcacgttaacttagttaacgagaacactaacgtggaatggcaaggagcttgcaacattaatgagaaaagtgatcaccaataacgcctgcgaagccatccatagctcacgttaatagccacgttaactaagttaacgtggtagttaatgtagaagaaaaaggggaactccacgttaacgagaaaagtgaacaccactaacgttgggaaactaggcaatgccccacgttaagagtcacgttaacttagttaacgtgaactctaacgtggaagaggagtaacaacgccaacgttagtgacactcacttttgtcactaacgttggatcattagcattgcctacgttaattcTCACGTTAAGAttattaacgtgaaagttaacgtggagttgaattcaaagaaccaacgttagtgacacttacttttgtcactaacgttgggagatggcttcatttactacgttaagagccacgttaacttagttaacgtgagtccTAACGTAGGAACTTTAGgcaattggagcgttagtgacaaaggtgagtgtcagtaacgctctcgaaggtgaagaacactcacgttaagagccacgttagctaaGCTAACGTGAGACTTAACGTAAGGGCAAGAGGCAAGCCAATGTTAATGGGagaagtgagtcccattaacgtttgtgaaaaggggcacaagccaatgttaatgggaaaggtgagtcccattaacgttagccaaggattgaatagaagacgttagtagtcacgttaagactactaacgttggagttaacgtgggtacataagggtggaacgttagtggaaaaagtgaatgccactaacgttctcacaCCCAAAAAGGTGACTCAATGTTAATCccactaaatgcccaagcctaacTCATATTtttctgcaagctgggcccactaaagatgagaattgcttcaactcaaggtccagagcccacatccaagacttgaagaactcactagaagatcatgaggagtagtatatataggagtagttttgaactagagaggagcTTGGCACTTCTGGGcactactctctatagatttactttttctacactttagcatggattcttcttttctgctatttttcatctctagagctatgaacaactaaacccctttcattgggttagggagctctgttgtaatttgatggatcaattatagttttcattcttcttcttctttcttttctcttgatcttactagaaagctttcaatcttaattcaattggttagttgtcttggaaaaaaactctccataattggatctcctttgagccttggaaaagggatgaagagatcatgctagaaatgctttctcatgttggaccaaattggggtttggatggatattgtgacatgtaatcctaccaacactttgatttgggaatacatgtggtataatcagtgaccacacttcatctcttcctatgagcaattaaatcaaggaattgggcaattgttcaagcttagagagattggattaccaaggaattgggatccaatcacttaagattaccaaggagatcaatgaatgcattgattgaggaagagatgagaatgaacttgatctggagaatgcaacatctcttgaacccaatgatttccccatatcttatcttacccattctctttactttctgt contains:
- the LOC112805608 gene encoding uncharacterized protein, translated to MVNYQKYWVNFDRCTPEFRKCLDELFLDIAFSQPGVKNQIRCPCPKCNNFMFKFRNKVHHHVRQWGIVTSYKTWVHHGEILQDTSTIDVSDLNEIDCERENDSATYKMLYNIFRGETLGETPRDFATNVDENIEEEPHQGAKRFQRLMRDYEQSLYPDSGISRLSFIVKLFQMKCRYGWSNNSVDALLLFLKSIFPKENSCPTSFYDARKVIRDLGLDYEKIDACVNDCILFRGQEYADLDECPKCKQSRWVKGRGNEKDNLRKKVPQKTLRYFPLKPRLQRIFMCEEQREQ